In the Longimicrobiales bacterium genome, one interval contains:
- a CDS encoding DUF3341 domain-containing protein has translation MSTGLLASYEYLDSTVDAIEGLKKAGFKVKAYAPYPEHHIEDALGYGQSPVRVWTLVGGLTGAATGLAFTTWTSVDWPLIVGGKPIVSIPAFVPIIFEMTVLFGALSTVIGLFILSRLPDVKPAVVYDPEFTAGRYGVYVEAGSDRVDEARKIMNAQEPIELREGEGEDDA, from the coding sequence ATGAGTACCGGACTCCTAGCCTCATACGAGTACTTGGACTCCACGGTCGATGCGATCGAGGGGCTTAAAAAGGCTGGCTTCAAGGTGAAGGCGTATGCGCCTTATCCTGAGCACCACATCGAAGATGCCCTGGGTTACGGCCAGAGCCCCGTTCGAGTGTGGACGTTGGTAGGTGGCCTTACGGGTGCCGCGACCGGACTAGCATTCACGACATGGACCTCGGTGGATTGGCCGTTGATCGTGGGCGGCAAGCCGATCGTCTCCATACCGGCTTTTGTCCCGATCATCTTCGAGATGACGGTGCTCTTCGGAGCACTCTCGACCGTGATCGGCCTCTTTATTCTTAGCCGCTTGCCGGATGTAAAGCCGGCGGTGGTCTACGACCCCGAGTTCACCGCGGGACGGTACGGCGTGTACGTCGAAGCCGGTTCTGACAGAGTGGACGAAGCAAGGAAGATCATGAACGCTCAGGAGCCGATCGAGCTCCGTGAGGGCGAGGGGGAAGACGATGCTTAG
- a CDS encoding cytochrome c, translated as MLRSSAWRPMVAALALMMLAGCKPLDDGLVMIFGRSMRDSRSFDPYEHPMAPAEGSISFASGNYPARPGEVNIGQPEGVAVPKITQLDLGVPGVGQPIVAGLVNPMDPNDATSQARGEELYMRYCVVCHGPDGVGANAYIADKHPVLPAYNVSGAQVASYSDQYIYAMIRVGRGLMPEYGSRISEWDRWSVVNYVRQLQREEGNAPVGNTPPGGDE; from the coding sequence ATGCTTAGATCTTCTGCCTGGCGGCCGATGGTCGCAGCGCTCGCACTGATGATGCTCGCTGGCTGTAAGCCGTTGGATGATGGCTTGGTCATGATCTTCGGACGGTCGATGCGCGATTCGCGCTCTTTCGATCCGTACGAACATCCGATGGCTCCGGCTGAGGGTTCGATCTCGTTCGCTTCGGGGAATTATCCGGCGCGTCCGGGCGAGGTGAACATCGGACAGCCGGAAGGTGTGGCTGTGCCGAAGATCACTCAGCTGGACTTGGGTGTTCCAGGTGTGGGACAGCCGATCGTTGCGGGTCTGGTGAACCCCATGGATCCGAATGACGCGACGTCGCAGGCGCGGGGCGAAGAGCTCTACATGCGCTACTGCGTCGTCTGTCACGGCCCAGACGGCGTCGGTGCCAACGCGTACATCGCGGACAAGCACCCGGTGTTGCCGGCCTACAACGTTTCCGGCGCGCAGGTGGCGTCGTACAGCGACCAGTACATCTACGCGATGATCCGTGTCGGACGCGGGCTCATGCCCGAGTACGGCTCGCGGATCTCCGAGTGGGACAGGTGGAGTGTCGTGAACTACGTGAGGCAGCTCCAGAGAGAAGAAGGAAATGCCCCGGTGGGTAATACTCCGCCTGGAGGGGACGAGTAA
- a CDS encoding M81 family metallopeptidase — MKTILTALAVLLFSGCGDRTQSPRDSGEVDGPLRIAIAGIAIESSTFSPAQTTIDGFRVTRGDEIFGAYPFLSEDSPARDRVVWLPTLRGRAIAGGIVTREAYEAMTEETLKRLEAAMPLDGLFFDIHGAMSVVGLDDPEGDLIARIREVIGTDVLVSTSMDLHGNVSERLAQESDLITSYRMAPHEDAIESKQRATDNLIDRLKRGLGKPAFKAWIPVPILLPGEKTSTRIEPAQSLYAEVGPMTQRDGVTDAAIWIGYAWADEPRNHAVVMAYGDNQAAVAQAAEELAEHFWRVRHDFDFVAPTTTLDTALAAALASAAKPFIISDMGDNPTAGGAGDVTWTLAQLLERLEFENPDGPSLIYASIPGPALVEEAIGVGIGGQVDAVAGAMVDDRYSPPVRLRGVVEAIEHGDGAAETEVVVRVGSIRVIVTKNRKPYHYESDFTNLGLDPRAADIVVVKIGYLVPELYDMRGDWLMALTPGGVDQDLQRLPYQRIQRPMFPLDPDMDDPDLSARMIPMAGASGGR; from the coding sequence ATGAAAACGATATTGACGGCGCTAGCCGTGTTGCTCTTCTCCGGCTGCGGCGATCGGACCCAGAGTCCGCGCGACAGTGGTGAGGTGGATGGCCCTCTTCGTATTGCCATCGCTGGCATCGCGATCGAATCGTCGACCTTTTCTCCGGCCCAGACCACGATCGATGGATTCCGGGTGACTCGGGGAGACGAGATCTTCGGGGCGTACCCCTTCCTCTCTGAAGATTCGCCCGCTCGGGATCGGGTGGTCTGGCTGCCGACGCTACGCGGACGAGCCATTGCCGGCGGCATTGTGACCCGGGAAGCCTATGAGGCCATGACAGAAGAGACGCTTAAGCGCCTCGAAGCCGCGATGCCTCTGGACGGACTCTTCTTCGACATCCACGGAGCCATGAGCGTCGTAGGCCTGGACGATCCGGAGGGGGACCTTATCGCCCGTATTCGGGAGGTGATCGGAACGGACGTGCTCGTTTCCACCTCCATGGATCTACACGGCAATGTCTCGGAGCGGCTGGCTCAGGAGAGTGACCTGATCACCAGTTATCGGATGGCGCCCCACGAAGACGCCATAGAGTCCAAGCAGCGAGCGACCGACAATCTCATTGATCGACTGAAACGCGGGTTGGGCAAGCCGGCCTTCAAGGCCTGGATTCCCGTACCCATTCTTCTGCCAGGCGAGAAGACGAGTACGCGGATCGAGCCGGCCCAAAGCCTATACGCCGAAGTCGGACCCATGACGCAGCGTGACGGCGTGACCGATGCGGCGATCTGGATCGGGTACGCCTGGGCGGACGAGCCGCGTAACCATGCGGTGGTCATGGCCTACGGGGATAACCAAGCCGCGGTAGCACAGGCCGCTGAAGAACTGGCGGAACACTTCTGGCGGGTTCGGCATGACTTCGACTTCGTGGCCCCAACCACCACCTTGGACACGGCGCTTGCTGCGGCCCTGGCCAGCGCGGCCAAGCCCTTCATCATCAGCGACATGGGGGACAATCCGACGGCGGGTGGAGCGGGTGATGTTACGTGGACGCTGGCTCAGTTGCTTGAACGATTGGAGTTCGAGAACCCGGATGGCCCGTCGCTGATCTATGCCTCGATTCCCGGCCCAGCACTCGTTGAGGAAGCCATTGGAGTTGGAATCGGGGGCCAGGTCGACGCAGTAGCAGGAGCGATGGTGGATGACCGCTATTCGCCGCCTGTGCGTCTACGGGGCGTTGTCGAAGCCATCGAGCACGGGGACGGGGCCGCGGAGACGGAGGTGGTTGTGCGGGTGGGGAGCATACGAGTCATCGTCACGAAGAACCGGAAGCCATACCACTACGAATCGGACTTCACGAACCTCGGTCTTGATCCGAGGGCTGCCGACATCGTCGTGGTGAAGATCGGATATCTCGTGCCGGAGTTATACGATATGCGCGGTGATTGGCTGATGGCCCTCACGCCCGGCGGGGTGGACCAGGACCTCCAGCGGCTTCCGTATCAACGGATCCAGCGACCCATGTTTCCATTGGACCCTGACATGGACGATCCCGACTTGAGCGCCAGGATGATCCCCATGGCCGGAGCTTCAGGCGGACGCTAG